One Huiozyma naganishii CBS 8797 chromosome 5, complete genome DNA segment encodes these proteins:
- the CSM2 gene encoding Csm2p (similar to Saccharomyces cerevisiae CSM2 (YIL132C); ancestral locus Anc_2.229): MDPPLESTPLTVWRGPTRDTLAARISQFLLSDTNRELYYIDVTDSFPLQQFQERAPLNSHRAVYDHIKIIACLELRELLQSVLKITRASDQSTLVMINSIDTMFANAQYRDSQTCYDVLNEVLLELRWASSPQFTTVLVFPRNREQQPLKRRKTAAESLDEFIGNYYAERSEQM, from the coding sequence ATGGACCCGCCATTGGAGAGTACCCCACTAACGGTATGGAGAGGCCCAACCCGTGACACGCTTGCTGCGAGGATCTCgcagtttcttctgtcCGACACGAACAGAGAATTGTACTATATTGACGTGACGGACTCGTTCCCGTTGCAGCAGTTCCAAGAGCGCGCGCCCCTAAACTCCCACCGCGCGGTGTACGACCACATCAAGATCATTGCGTGTCTTGAGTTACGTGAGCTTTTGCAAAGTGTACTAAAGATAACGCGCGCCAGCGACCAGTCTACTTTAGTCATGATCAATTCCATCGATACGATGTTTGCTAACGCGCAGTACCGAGACAGCCAAACTTGCTACGACGTGCTGAACGAGGTTCTACTGGAGCTGCGGTGGGCAAGCAGCCCGCAGTTCACCACGGTGCTCGTGTTCCCCCGGAACCGTGAACAGCAGCCACTGAAGCGACGCAAGACCGCTGCTGAGTCCCTCGATGAGTTCATCGGGAACTACTACGCGGAAAGATCGGAACAAATGTGA
- the KNAG0E01730 gene encoding 60S ribosomal protein uL13 (similar to Saccharomyces cerevisiae RPL16A (YIL133C) and RPL16B (YNL069C); ancestral locus Anc_2.228), which produces MSTFEPVVVVDGKGHLVGRLASIVAKQLLEGQKIVVVRAEALNISGEFFRNKLKYHDYLRKSTVFNKTRGPFHFRAPSRIFYKAVRGMISHKTARGKAALERLKVFEGIPPPYDKKKRVVVPNALRILRLKPGRKYTTLSKLSSSVGWKYEDVVAKLEEKRKVRSAEYYAKKRSFNKKVLAANGAAAESDVAKQLATFGY; this is translated from the coding sequence ATGTCTACGTTTGAACCagttgttgtcgttgacgGTAAGGGCCATTTGGTCGGTCGTTTAGCCTCCATTGTTGCCAAGCAATTGCTGGAAGGTCAAAAGATTGTCGTTGTCAGAGCCGAGGCTTTGAACATCTCTGGTGAGTTCTTCAGAAACAAGTTAAAGTACCATGACTACTTGAGGAAGTCCAccgttttcaacaagacCAGAGGTCCATTCCATTTCAGAGCCCCATCCAGAATCTTCTACAAGGCTGTCCGTGGTATGATCTCGCACAAGACTGCCCGTGGTAAAGCCGCTTTGGAAAGATTAAAGGTTTTCGAAGGTATCCCACCTCCATacgacaagaagaagagagtCGTTGTTCCAAACGCCTTGAGAATCTTGAGATTGAAGCCAGGTAGAAAGTACACCACTTTGAGCAAATTGTCCTCCTCCGTCGGGTGGAAGTACGAGGATGTTGTTGCCAAAttggaagagaagagaaaggTCAGATCTGCCGAGTACTACGCCAAGAAGAGAtctttcaacaagaaggtTCTTGCTGCCAACGGTGCCGCCGCCGAGTCCGACGTTGCCAAGCAATTGGCTACCTTCG